A portion of the Carya illinoinensis cultivar Pawnee chromosome 11, C.illinoinensisPawnee_v1, whole genome shotgun sequence genome contains these proteins:
- the LOC122280496 gene encoding probable amino acid permease 7 isoform X1, translated as MAAGEEEDHHHQSPLLRSSDETEEEPLKRTGSAWSAVAHIITGVIGAGVLSLAWSVAQLGWILGPLLILVFAGITLVSTSLLCDCYRYPDPERGPSRVRSYMDAVKLHLGEKIHKVCGIVVQESLYGNGIAYTITAASSIRAIQKSNCYHKEGHQASCAYGDNLYMLLFGLVQIIMSQIPDFHNMKWLSVVAAIMSFSYSFIGFALGFAKVIENGKIMGSITGVPAANVADKLWLAFQALGDIAFAYPYSIIVIEIQDTLKSPPPENQTMKKASVTAIFVTTFFYLCCGCFGYAAFGNDTPGNLLTGFGFYEPYWLIDFANACIVLHLVGGYQIYCQPVFAFVERWAMKKYPNSSFVNNFYTFKLPLLPGFQWNLLRLCFRTAYVISTTALAMLFPYFNQVLGLLGALNFWPLAIYFPVEMYFVQKKIGAWTRQWIVLRIFSFVCFLVTVVGFIGSLEGLISAKLS; from the exons ATGGCTgctggagaagaagaagatcatcATCACCAATCGCCCTTACTGAGGAGCTCCGATGAAACGGAGGAGGAGCCTCTCAAAAGAACTG GAAGCGCATGGAGTGCAGTTGCACATATCATAACAGGAGTGATAGGGGCAGGCGTTCTGTCTCTGGCATGGAGCGTGGCGCAGCTGGGGTGGATTTTAGGGCCGCTTCTCATCCTAGTCTTTGCAGGCATCACCCTCGTTTCCACAAGCCTTCTGTGTGACTGCTATAGATACCCTGATCCTGAACGTGGCCCTTCTAGAGTTCGCTCCTATATGGATGCTGTAAAGTTGCATTTAG GAGAGAAGATACACAAAGTTTGTGGAATAGTTGTGCAGGAGAGCTTATATGGGAATGGAATTGCCTATACCATCACTGCAGCTAGCAGCATCAG AGCAATTCAGAAATCAAACTGTTATCACAAAGAAGGGCATCAGGCTTCATGTGCATATGGGGATAATTTATATATGCTGCTCTTTGGGCTTGTTCAGATCATCATGTCGCAGATTCCAGATTTCCACAACATGAAATGGCTCTCCGTCGTTGCTGCAATCATGTCCTTTTCCTACTCTTTCATTGGATTTGCACTTGGGTTTGCAAAAGTAATAG AAAATGGCAAGATAATGGGGAGCATTACCGGAGTCCCAGCTGCTAATGTTGCTGACAAATTATGGTTAGCCTTCCAAGCACTCGGGGACATTGCTTTTGCCTATCCATACTCGATTATTGTAATTGAGATACAG GATACTTTGAAGTCCCCTCCTCCAGAAAATCAGACCATGAAAAAGGCCTCAGTGACTGCCATCTTTGTCACAACCTTCTTCTACCTCTGCTGTGGCTGCTTTGGATATGCTGCCTTCGGGAATGACACGCCAGGAAACCTATTGACCGGATTTGGTTTCTATGAACCTTATTGGCTTATTGATTTTGCTAATGCTTGCATTGTCCTCCATTTGGTAGGAGGATATCAG ATTTATTGCCAGCCAGTATTTGCATTTGTTGAGAGATGGGCGATGAAGAAATATCCCAACAGTAGCTTTGTAAATAATTTCTACACCTTCAAACTCCCTTTGTTGCCGGGTTTTCAGTGGAATCTTCTCAGGCTATGTTTCCGAACTGCATATGTTATCTCAACCACTGCACTTGCAATGCTATTCCCTTACTTCAACCAGGTGTTGGGACTATTAGGGGCCCTGAACTTCTGGCCTTTGGCCATATATTTCCCTGTGGAAATGTACTTCGTACAAAAGAAAATAGGAGCTTGGACCAGGCAATGGATTGTACTTAGGATATTTAGCTTTGTTTGTTTTCTCGTGACTGTTGTGGGTTTTATCGGATCGCTTGAAGGACTGATAAGCGCCAAATTGAGCTGA
- the LOC122280496 gene encoding probable amino acid permease 7 isoform X2 — MAVQQSCPVANGSWDDDGRPKRTGTLWSCVAHIITAVIGSGVLSLAWSTSQLGWIAGPVSLLWFAIVTYISAFLLADCYRSPDPITGTRNYTYMDAVRVNLGRTHTWFCGLLQYLSLYGTGVAYVITTATSMRAIQKSNCYHKEGHQASCAYGDNLYMLLFGLVQIIMSQIPDFHNMKWLSVVAAIMSFSYSFIGFALGFAKVIENGKIMGSITGVPAANVADKLWLAFQALGDIAFAYPYSIIVIEIQDTLKSPPPENQTMKKASVTAIFVTTFFYLCCGCFGYAAFGNDTPGNLLTGFGFYEPYWLIDFANACIVLHLVGGYQIYCQPVFAFVERWAMKKYPNSSFVNNFYTFKLPLLPGFQWNLLRLCFRTAYVISTTALAMLFPYFNQVLGLLGALNFWPLAIYFPVEMYFVQKKIGAWTRQWIVLRIFSFVCFLVTVVGFIGSLEGLISAKLS; from the exons atgGCTGTCCAACAATCTTGCCCCGTAGCCAATGGTTCCTGGGATGATGATGGGCGTCCAAAAAGAACCG GAACCTTGTGGAGTTGCGTCGCTCATATCATTACTGCTGTTATCGGCTCTGGAGTTCTGTCTTTGGCATGGAGTACTTCACAGTTGGGATGGATAGCAGGGCCAGTTTCTTTGCTTTGGTTTGCGATTGTCACCTATATTTCTGCCTTTCTCCTTGCCGATTGTTACAGGTCTCCCGACCCCATAACCGGAACTCGAAACTACACATATATGGACGCTGTTAGAGTGAATCTTG GAAGAACACATACGTGGTTTTGTGGTTTGCTTCAATACTTGAGCTTGTATGGGACTGGTGTTGCTTATGTAATTACTACAGCAACCAGTATGAG AGCAATTCAGAAATCAAACTGTTATCACAAAGAAGGGCATCAGGCTTCATGTGCATATGGGGATAATTTATATATGCTGCTCTTTGGGCTTGTTCAGATCATCATGTCGCAGATTCCAGATTTCCACAACATGAAATGGCTCTCCGTCGTTGCTGCAATCATGTCCTTTTCCTACTCTTTCATTGGATTTGCACTTGGGTTTGCAAAAGTAATAG AAAATGGCAAGATAATGGGGAGCATTACCGGAGTCCCAGCTGCTAATGTTGCTGACAAATTATGGTTAGCCTTCCAAGCACTCGGGGACATTGCTTTTGCCTATCCATACTCGATTATTGTAATTGAGATACAG GATACTTTGAAGTCCCCTCCTCCAGAAAATCAGACCATGAAAAAGGCCTCAGTGACTGCCATCTTTGTCACAACCTTCTTCTACCTCTGCTGTGGCTGCTTTGGATATGCTGCCTTCGGGAATGACACGCCAGGAAACCTATTGACCGGATTTGGTTTCTATGAACCTTATTGGCTTATTGATTTTGCTAATGCTTGCATTGTCCTCCATTTGGTAGGAGGATATCAG ATTTATTGCCAGCCAGTATTTGCATTTGTTGAGAGATGGGCGATGAAGAAATATCCCAACAGTAGCTTTGTAAATAATTTCTACACCTTCAAACTCCCTTTGTTGCCGGGTTTTCAGTGGAATCTTCTCAGGCTATGTTTCCGAACTGCATATGTTATCTCAACCACTGCACTTGCAATGCTATTCCCTTACTTCAACCAGGTGTTGGGACTATTAGGGGCCCTGAACTTCTGGCCTTTGGCCATATATTTCCCTGTGGAAATGTACTTCGTACAAAAGAAAATAGGAGCTTGGACCAGGCAATGGATTGTACTTAGGATATTTAGCTTTGTTTGTTTTCTCGTGACTGTTGTGGGTTTTATCGGATCGCTTGAAGGACTGATAAGCGCCAAATTGAGCTGA
- the LOC122280497 gene encoding vacuolar cation/proton exchanger 2-like isoform X2, translated as MDYKLQIVGTKPQLEMGSLDGKSTHEFEEESLFRAEIDSQKLQPMHTAESGSCSGGLPAGMSMISRNLMYRSIRTVVFSSKLNLLIPFGPLAILAEKLTGHRGWVFFLSLLGIIPLAERLGYATEQLAFYTGPTVGGLLNATFGNATELIISIYALRSGLIRVVQLSLLGSILSNMLLVLGCAFFCGGLVFYKKEQQFNKATAVVSSGLLLMAVMGLLFPAVLHYTHTEVHFGKSELALSRFSSCIMLVAYAAYLFFQLKSQNNLYSPINEEGSQNEEGPDEDEAPEISKWESVIWLFIMTASISVISEYLVRAIEGASVAWNISVVFISVILLPIVGNAAEHASAIMFATKNKLDISLGVAIGSSTQISMFGVSTSLSKETIYAIFMTRFCCERRNCLYDRDQQVPAIFYNMDQ; from the exons ATGGACTATAAGTTACAAATTGTCGGCACAAAACCTCAACTTGAA ATGGGATCACTAGACGGTAAATCAACCCATGAGTTTGAGGAGGAGAGTCTTTTTAGAGCGGAAATAGATTCTCAGAAGTTGCAACCTATGCATACAGCTGAGAGTGGATCGTGTTCTGGAGGTTTGCCAGCTGGTATGAGTATGATATCAAGGAATCTTATGTATAGGAGCATAAGGACTGTTGTTTTCTCCAGTAAACTCAACTTGCTGATTCCTTTTGGGCCACTAGCAATTCTTGCTGAGAAACTGACCGGCCATCGA GGTTGGGTCTTCTTTCTGAGCTTATTGGGTATAATACCTTTGGCTGAGCGTTTAGGCTATGCTACAGA GCAGCTGGCTTTTTACACTGGACCTACAG TTGGTGGCCTTTTAAATGCTACATTTGGAAATGCAACAGAACTTATTATATCAATCTATGCACTTAGAAGTGGACTGATACGTGTTGTTCAGCTGTCATTATTGGGCTCAATTCTATCAAACATGTTGCTGGTGCTTGGATGTGCATTCTTTTGTGGTGGGCTTGTTTTTTATAAGAAGGAACAGCAGTTTAATAAG GCAACTGCTGTTGTAAGCTCCGGATTGCTGTTGATGGCAGTCATGGGCCTGCTTTTTCCAGCTGTTCTTCATTATACACACACTGAGGTTCATTTTGGAAAGTCAGAGTTGGCTCTTTCAAGATTTAGCAGTTGCATCATGCTTGTGGCATATGCTGCGTACCTTTTTTTCCAGCTAAAGAGTCAAAATAATCTATATTCCCCAATCAAtgag GAAGGGAGTCAAAATGAAGAGGGACCAGATGAAGATGAAGCTCCAGAGATCTCTAAATGGGAATCAGTAATTTGGCTTTTTATTATGACTGCTTCTATCTCAGTCATATCTGAGTATTTAGTTCGTGCAATAGAG GGAGCATCCGTTGCATGGAATATTTCAGTTGTTTTTATTAGTGTTATTTTGCTCCCGATTGTGGGGAATGCTGCAGAGCATGCAAGTGCTATTATGTTTGCCACGAAAAACAAACTT GATATTTCTTTAGGAGTGGCAATAGGATCTTCAACACAGATATCCATGTTTGGG GTTAGTACTTCACTGAGTAAGGAAACCATATATGCAATCTTTATGACAAGATTCTGTTGTGAGAGAAGAAACTGTCTGTATGATAGGGACCAACAAGTCCCtgctatattttataatatggaCCAATAG
- the LOC122280497 gene encoding vacuolar cation/proton exchanger 2-like isoform X3: MDYKLQIVGTKPQLEMGSLDGKSTHEFEEESLFRAEIDSQKLQPMHTAESGSCSGGLPAGMSMISRNLMYRSIRTVVFSSKLNLLIPFGPLAILAEKLTGHRGWVFFLSLLGIIPLAERLGYATEQLAFYTGPTVGGLLNATFGNATELIISIYALRSGLIRVVQLSLLGSILSNMLLVLGCAFFCGGLVFYKKEQQFNKATAVVSSGLLLMAVMGLLFPAVLHYTHTEVHFGKSELALSRFSSCIMLVAYAAYLFFQLKSQNNLYSPINEEGSQNEEGPDEDEAPEISKWESVIWLFIMTASISVISEYLVRAIEGASVAWNISVVFISVILLPIVGNAAEHASAIMFATKNKLDISLGVAIGSSTQISMFGEGTSNYFKGLMLILCYLIVAASFFVHVDPSPDADNEPRT; the protein is encoded by the exons ATGGACTATAAGTTACAAATTGTCGGCACAAAACCTCAACTTGAA ATGGGATCACTAGACGGTAAATCAACCCATGAGTTTGAGGAGGAGAGTCTTTTTAGAGCGGAAATAGATTCTCAGAAGTTGCAACCTATGCATACAGCTGAGAGTGGATCGTGTTCTGGAGGTTTGCCAGCTGGTATGAGTATGATATCAAGGAATCTTATGTATAGGAGCATAAGGACTGTTGTTTTCTCCAGTAAACTCAACTTGCTGATTCCTTTTGGGCCACTAGCAATTCTTGCTGAGAAACTGACCGGCCATCGA GGTTGGGTCTTCTTTCTGAGCTTATTGGGTATAATACCTTTGGCTGAGCGTTTAGGCTATGCTACAGA GCAGCTGGCTTTTTACACTGGACCTACAG TTGGTGGCCTTTTAAATGCTACATTTGGAAATGCAACAGAACTTATTATATCAATCTATGCACTTAGAAGTGGACTGATACGTGTTGTTCAGCTGTCATTATTGGGCTCAATTCTATCAAACATGTTGCTGGTGCTTGGATGTGCATTCTTTTGTGGTGGGCTTGTTTTTTATAAGAAGGAACAGCAGTTTAATAAG GCAACTGCTGTTGTAAGCTCCGGATTGCTGTTGATGGCAGTCATGGGCCTGCTTTTTCCAGCTGTTCTTCATTATACACACACTGAGGTTCATTTTGGAAAGTCAGAGTTGGCTCTTTCAAGATTTAGCAGTTGCATCATGCTTGTGGCATATGCTGCGTACCTTTTTTTCCAGCTAAAGAGTCAAAATAATCTATATTCCCCAATCAAtgag GAAGGGAGTCAAAATGAAGAGGGACCAGATGAAGATGAAGCTCCAGAGATCTCTAAATGGGAATCAGTAATTTGGCTTTTTATTATGACTGCTTCTATCTCAGTCATATCTGAGTATTTAGTTCGTGCAATAGAG GGAGCATCCGTTGCATGGAATATTTCAGTTGTTTTTATTAGTGTTATTTTGCTCCCGATTGTGGGGAATGCTGCAGAGCATGCAAGTGCTATTATGTTTGCCACGAAAAACAAACTT GATATTTCTTTAGGAGTGGCAATAGGATCTTCAACACAGATATCCATGTTTGGG GAAGGAACCTCAAATTACTTCAAAGGACTGATGCTTATTCTATGCTATCTGATAGTAGCTGCAAGTTTTTTTGTACATGTAGATCCTTCTCCAGATGCTGATAATGAACCGAGAACGTAG
- the LOC122280497 gene encoding vacuolar cation/proton exchanger 2-like isoform X1, with amino-acid sequence MDYKLQIVGTKPQLEMGSLDGKSTHEFEEESLFRAEIDSQKLQPMHTAESGSCSGGLPAGMSMISRNLMYRSIRTVVFSSKLNLLIPFGPLAILAEKLTGHRGWVFFLSLLGIIPLAERLGYATEQLAFYTGPTVGGLLNATFGNATELIISIYALRSGLIRVVQLSLLGSILSNMLLVLGCAFFCGGLVFYKKEQQFNKATAVVSSGLLLMAVMGLLFPAVLHYTHTEVHFGKSELALSRFSSCIMLVAYAAYLFFQLKSQNNLYSPINEEGSQNEEGPDEDEAPEISKWESVIWLFIMTASISVISEYLVRAIEGASVAWNISVVFISVILLPIVGNAAEHASAIMFATKNKLDISLGVAIGSSTQISMFGIPFCVVVGWIMGQPMDLNFQLFETATLFITVLVVAFMLQEGTSNYFKGLMLILCYLIVAASFFVHVDPSPDADNEPRT; translated from the exons ATGGACTATAAGTTACAAATTGTCGGCACAAAACCTCAACTTGAA ATGGGATCACTAGACGGTAAATCAACCCATGAGTTTGAGGAGGAGAGTCTTTTTAGAGCGGAAATAGATTCTCAGAAGTTGCAACCTATGCATACAGCTGAGAGTGGATCGTGTTCTGGAGGTTTGCCAGCTGGTATGAGTATGATATCAAGGAATCTTATGTATAGGAGCATAAGGACTGTTGTTTTCTCCAGTAAACTCAACTTGCTGATTCCTTTTGGGCCACTAGCAATTCTTGCTGAGAAACTGACCGGCCATCGA GGTTGGGTCTTCTTTCTGAGCTTATTGGGTATAATACCTTTGGCTGAGCGTTTAGGCTATGCTACAGA GCAGCTGGCTTTTTACACTGGACCTACAG TTGGTGGCCTTTTAAATGCTACATTTGGAAATGCAACAGAACTTATTATATCAATCTATGCACTTAGAAGTGGACTGATACGTGTTGTTCAGCTGTCATTATTGGGCTCAATTCTATCAAACATGTTGCTGGTGCTTGGATGTGCATTCTTTTGTGGTGGGCTTGTTTTTTATAAGAAGGAACAGCAGTTTAATAAG GCAACTGCTGTTGTAAGCTCCGGATTGCTGTTGATGGCAGTCATGGGCCTGCTTTTTCCAGCTGTTCTTCATTATACACACACTGAGGTTCATTTTGGAAAGTCAGAGTTGGCTCTTTCAAGATTTAGCAGTTGCATCATGCTTGTGGCATATGCTGCGTACCTTTTTTTCCAGCTAAAGAGTCAAAATAATCTATATTCCCCAATCAAtgag GAAGGGAGTCAAAATGAAGAGGGACCAGATGAAGATGAAGCTCCAGAGATCTCTAAATGGGAATCAGTAATTTGGCTTTTTATTATGACTGCTTCTATCTCAGTCATATCTGAGTATTTAGTTCGTGCAATAGAG GGAGCATCCGTTGCATGGAATATTTCAGTTGTTTTTATTAGTGTTATTTTGCTCCCGATTGTGGGGAATGCTGCAGAGCATGCAAGTGCTATTATGTTTGCCACGAAAAACAAACTT GATATTTCTTTAGGAGTGGCAATAGGATCTTCAACACAGATATCCATGTTTGGG ATTCCTTTTTGTGTGGTGGTTGGTTGGATTATGGGGCAACCCATGGATTTAAACTTTCAACTTTTCGAGACAGCAACACTTTTTATAACCGTCTTAGTAGTTGCCTTCATGCTGCAG GAAGGAACCTCAAATTACTTCAAAGGACTGATGCTTATTCTATGCTATCTGATAGTAGCTGCAAGTTTTTTTGTACATGTAGATCCTTCTCCAGATGCTGATAATGAACCGAGAACGTAG